One Candidatus Saccharimonadales bacterium genomic window carries:
- the rplD gene encoding 50S ribosomal protein L4 has product MAEATTKAATPKTALPKEVFGVEVPNHELLKLAYDAYLANNRTASATTLQRGEVSGGGKKPWNQKGTGRARVGSIRSPIWRGGGVVFGPRGNENYTLKVSKTSKRVALRQALTLANEAKKIVVKDIKTTGKTAEIAKFLSENKLDRKVLVVVEEKTPELIRATANLQNVLLISAKYLAVYHILNADHIVLSTKSVSVITDWLAKEEA; this is encoded by the coding sequence ATGGCTGAAGCTACTACAAAAGCGGCAACTCCTAAAACTGCTTTGCCGAAAGAAGTGTTTGGTGTTGAGGTGCCAAACCACGAGCTCCTAAAGCTCGCCTATGATGCATACCTCGCAAACAACCGTACTGCTAGCGCAACTACCTTGCAGCGCGGCGAAGTAAGCGGTGGTGGTAAAAAGCCATGGAACCAAAAGGGTACTGGTCGTGCTCGTGTTGGTTCTATCCGTAGCCCAATCTGGCGCGGCGGTGGTGTTGTGTTTGGTCCACGCGGCAACGAAAACTACACGCTTAAAGTTTCAAAGACGAGCAAGCGTGTCGCGCTTCGCCAAGCTTTGACACTTGCCAACGAGGCTAAAAAGATCGTTGTTAAGGATATCAAGACAACTGGTAAGACTGCCGAGATCGCGAAATTCCTCAGTGAGAATAAGCTTGATCGCAAGGTACTCGTGGTGGTAGAGGAGAAAACTCCAGAGTTGATCCGCGCCACGGCTAACCTTCAGAACGTACTTCTTATTAGCGCTAAATATTTGGCTGTCTATCACATCCTTAACGCCGACCACATCGTTCTTTCAACTAAATCTGTCTCTGTTATTACGGACTGGCTAGCTAAGGAGGAAGCGTAA
- a CDS encoding 50S ribosomal protein L23, producing the protein MNLINVTPRATEKAYAQSQNNVYVFNVPLAANKQQIVDAVESQFEVKVTGIKTLVQSGKAVRFSRGKNRYPGTTARKDSKKAYVTLAKGDSIQVFEQPESEEKK; encoded by the coding sequence ATGAACCTTATTAACGTTACTCCACGCGCAACTGAAAAAGCGTATGCGCAGAGCCAAAATAATGTCTACGTATTCAACGTTCCACTAGCTGCGAACAAACAGCAAATCGTTGATGCTGTAGAGTCTCAATTTGAAGTAAAAGTAACTGGCATCAAAACATTGGTACAAAGTGGCAAAGCCGTTCGTTTCTCACGAGGCAAAAACCGCTACCCAGGCACAACCGCTCGTAAGGATTCTAAGAAGGCTTACGTCACGCTCGCCAAGGGTGACAGTATCCAGGTCTTTGAACAACCAGAAAGTGAGGAGAAGAAGTAA
- the rplB gene encoding 50S ribosomal protein L2, whose protein sequence is MPIQAYNPTTPARRGMTSQDLSEITTRKPLKSLIKSKKQNAGRNNTGRITVRHRGGGVKRHYRLLNHRLAPGIKATIEEIEYDPNRSARIARIKDQHGLYHYVLADTSMVKGKKIESGAEAPIESSNRLPLANIPVGTQIYAIEINPGKGAQMVRSAGTKAQLMAKEGDYAQVRLPSGEVRKFRLEATAAIGVVGNVQHQNIKVGSAGRKRRKGIRPTVRGVVMNAADHPHGGGDGGRHGSGKPPRTPWGQLTLGYRTRRRKNTSRLIVKSRHDAKRKR, encoded by the coding sequence ATGCCAATCCAAGCTTACAACCCAACTACTCCTGCACGTCGTGGTATGACCAGCCAAGATTTAAGCGAAATTACGACTCGTAAGCCGCTTAAAAGTCTGATCAAAAGCAAAAAGCAAAACGCAGGACGCAACAACACTGGCCGTATTACCGTCCGTCACCGTGGTGGTGGTGTAAAGCGGCACTATCGTCTGCTTAACCACCGACTTGCACCTGGTATAAAAGCAACAATCGAAGAGATCGAGTACGATCCTAACCGTTCTGCTCGTATCGCTCGAATCAAAGATCAGCACGGTCTTTACCATTACGTTCTTGCTGACACCAGTATGGTAAAAGGCAAGAAAATCGAAAGTGGCGCGGAAGCTCCAATTGAAAGCTCAAACCGTCTTCCACTTGCAAATATCCCTGTTGGTACACAGATCTACGCTATTGAGATCAACCCAGGCAAGGGTGCTCAGATGGTACGATCTGCCGGTACAAAAGCACAGCTCATGGCAAAAGAAGGTGATTACGCCCAAGTGCGCTTACCTAGCGGCGAAGTTCGTAAATTCCGTCTTGAAGCCACGGCAGCTATTGGCGTTGTCGGTAACGTCCAGCACCAAAACATCAAAGTAGGTTCAGCTGGTCGAAAGCGCCGTAAAGGCATCCGCCCAACTGTCCGTGGCGTTGTTATGAACGCCGCAGACCACCCACACGGTGGTGGTGACGGTGGACGTCATGGTAGCGGTAAACCGCCACGCACTCCATGGGGTCAATTGACACTCGGATACCGTACCCGTCGTCGTAAGAATACGAGCAGGTTAATCGTTAAAAGTCGCCACGATGCGAAGAGGAAGAGGTAG
- the rpsS gene encoding 30S ribosomal protein S19 produces MSRSLKKGPFIDAKLAKKVAGLSADDRTIIKTWARASTIAPDMVGRTIAVHNGRVHVPVLISENMVGHKLGEFSPTRKFRKHGGKDKK; encoded by the coding sequence ATGAGCCGATCACTCAAAAAAGGTCCGTTCATTGACGCCAAGCTTGCTAAAAAAGTGGCGGGCTTGAGCGCCGATGATCGCACTATCATCAAAACGTGGGCGCGTGCAAGTACTATCGCGCCAGATATGGTAGGTCGGACGATCGCCGTTCATAACGGTCGCGTTCACGTACCCGTGCTTATCTCGGAAAACATGGTTGGTCATAAACTCGGTGAGTTTAGCCCAACTCGTAAGTTCCGCAAGCACGGTGGAAAGGATAAGAAGTAA
- the rplV gene encoding 50S ribosomal protein L22, with product MAEVKTVRAYIKGVDQAPRKVSLVAGLVRGRSVADALVILEHTPKRAALALKKAIASAQANAVNTHGLDGKTLEIKTLSITTGPRLRRFKPASRGRALPFQKKSSHILVEVSGAEKPKKKPAAKTAAPKEEK from the coding sequence ATGGCAGAAGTTAAGACTGTCCGTGCCTACATTAAGGGTGTTGATCAAGCTCCGCGCAAGGTTTCTCTTGTTGCCGGCTTGGTTCGTGGTCGTAGTGTCGCAGACGCACTTGTTATCCTTGAGCACACGCCAAAGCGCGCCGCACTCGCTCTTAAAAAGGCGATTGCAAGTGCGCAGGCAAATGCGGTAAATACGCATGGTCTCGATGGTAAAACGCTCGAAATCAAAACGTTGAGTATTACCACTGGTCCTCGTCTTCGCCGTTTTAAGCCTGCTAGCCGCGGTCGTGCGCTTCCATTCCAGAAGAAATCTAGCCACATCCTCGTAGAGGTGTCAGGCGCCGAAAAGCCTAAGAAGAAGCCAGCTGCTAAAACAGCTGCCCCTAAGGAGGAAAAATAA
- the rpsC gene encoding 30S ribosomal protein S3, giving the protein MGQKVNPISFRLQVHKNWDSRWFAGKRDFARWLAEDIKIRELIEKKFASRPTINRIEIERSANLTTITIHTAKAGVVIGRGGAGVTELKAQIEKISSLPVRINIEEVKRPELAAKLVAENIARQLERRINFRRATKMAAQNTINAGAKGIRIEVAGRLNNAEMARREKVIEGSVPLHTLRADIDFHTARAQTPAGIIGVKVWIYKGERS; this is encoded by the coding sequence ATGGGCCAAAAAGTAAACCCAATTAGCTTCCGCCTCCAGGTTCACAAGAACTGGGACTCTCGCTGGTTCGCTGGTAAGCGTGACTTTGCCCGTTGGCTCGCGGAAGATATTAAGATTCGTGAACTGATCGAAAAGAAGTTTGCGTCTCGTCCAACTATCAATCGTATTGAAATTGAACGTTCAGCTAACCTCACCACTATTACGATTCACACGGCAAAAGCCGGTGTGGTTATCGGTCGTGGTGGTGCTGGTGTAACTGAGCTAAAAGCTCAGATCGAAAAAATCTCCAGCCTTCCGGTACGTATTAACATTGAAGAAGTAAAGCGTCCGGAACTTGCTGCGAAGCTCGTTGCAGAAAACATCGCTCGTCAACTCGAACGCCGTATTAACTTCCGCCGTGCAACCAAAATGGCTGCTCAAAACACCATCAATGCTGGTGCGAAAGGTATCCGTATCGAGGTAGCAGGGCGATTGAACAACGCTGAAATGGCTCGCCGCGAAAAGGTGATTGAGGGCTCTGTGCCACTTCATACGCTTCGCGCAGACATCGACTTTCACACTGCTCGCGCGCAGACACCTGCCGGAATTATCGGTGTGAAGGTATGGATTTACAAGGGTGAAAGGAGCTAA
- the rplP gene encoding 50S ribosomal protein L16 — translation MLLPKKTKYRKVRKGKNDGAATRGHYVAFGDYGLQSLANNDVTSRQIESARQAMTRYIKRGGKIWIRIFPHIPVTRKPQDVKMGGGKGNPEFFVAKVKPGTILFEMKGVSEEVAREAMRLASHKLPVKTKFVKREEA, via the coding sequence ATGTTACTACCAAAGAAAACTAAGTATCGAAAAGTTCGTAAAGGCAAGAACGATGGTGCTGCGACTCGCGGTCACTACGTAGCCTTTGGTGATTATGGTCTCCAATCACTCGCAAACAACGATGTAACCTCACGCCAAATTGAGTCAGCTCGTCAGGCGATGACCCGCTACATCAAGCGTGGTGGTAAAATCTGGATCCGCATCTTCCCTCACATTCCTGTAACACGTAAGCCTCAGGATGTAAAAATGGGTGGTGGTAAAGGAAACCCTGAGTTCTTTGTTGCCAAGGTAAAACCTGGAACAATCCTGTTTGAAATGAAGGGTGTATCGGAGGAAGTAGCTCGTGAGGCAATGCGCCTTGCTAGTCATAAACTTCCTGTGAAAACTAAATTTGTAAAGCGAGAGGAAGCATAG
- the rpmC gene encoding 50S ribosomal protein L29, translated as MAEKKTTKTASEVKTVEQLKTDLAAKQKDLLDAKRSHAAGELVNPRVLTSTRKEIARLHTAIRAAELEQKESN; from the coding sequence ATGGCTGAGAAAAAGACAACCAAAACCGCTTCTGAAGTGAAAACTGTGGAGCAACTGAAGACCGACCTTGCTGCGAAGCAAAAGGATCTTCTTGATGCAAAGCGTTCTCACGCCGCCGGTGAACTGGTAAACCCTCGTGTTCTTACCAGCACCCGTAAAGAAATCGCTCGTCTTCACACCGCAATTCGCGCGGCTGAATTAGAGCAGAAGGAGAGTAACTAA
- the rpsQ gene encoding 30S ribosomal protein S17, whose protein sequence is MAKTLTGIVTSALRDKTITVTVTSRETHPIYKKQYTVSRKYTAHDENNEANLGDKVMIIETRPISKTKSFKLDKVLEKSVGSIELKEDEVAA, encoded by the coding sequence ATGGCCAAGACATTGACCGGTATCGTGACCTCAGCGTTACGCGACAAAACCATTACCGTCACTGTAACTAGTCGTGAGACTCATCCTATTTATAAGAAGCAATACACCGTTTCTCGTAAATACACCGCTCACGACGAGAACAACGAGGCAAACCTCGGCGATAAGGTAATGATCATCGAAACCCGTCCAATCTCAAAGACGAAGAGCTTTAAGCTCGACAAGGTTCTCGAGAAGTCTGTCGGATCAATCGAACTTAAAGAAGACGAGGTTGCGGCGTAA
- the rplN gene encoding 50S ribosomal protein L14, which translates to MIQQESRLKVTDNSGAKEILCIRVLGGTKRRYARVGDIIVATVKDANPTGNVKKKSVVKAVVVRTRDQIQRKDGSTIAFDDNAAVIINEDKTPKATRVFGPVPRELRDLGYAKIISLAPEVL; encoded by the coding sequence ATGATCCAACAAGAATCTCGTCTAAAAGTGACCGACAACTCAGGTGCAAAGGAAATCCTTTGTATCCGAGTACTCGGCGGTACAAAGCGTCGTTATGCACGCGTTGGTGACATCATTGTTGCCACCGTCAAAGACGCAAACCCAACAGGCAACGTTAAGAAGAAATCTGTTGTAAAAGCAGTTGTTGTACGTACTCGCGATCAGATCCAGCGTAAAGATGGAAGTACGATTGCATTTGACGACAATGCCGCAGTTATCATCAACGAAGATAAAACCCCTAAGGCAACTCGTGTATTTGGCCCCGTGCCACGCGAACTTCGTGACCTTGGCTACGCCAAGATCATTAGCCTAGCTCCGGAGGTACTCTAA
- the rplX gene encoding 50S ribosomal protein L24 — MAQRIKKDDVVKIISGSKKGTTGKVLAVLPGKGALVEGVGTKHRHVKPSQANPRGGSKDIHVPTPLHKLAVVVDEKAGKTSRVGYVKNADGAKIRLARQAKNKEIK, encoded by the coding sequence ATGGCTCAGCGTATTAAAAAAGATGACGTCGTAAAGATTATTTCTGGGAGCAAAAAAGGAACAACCGGTAAGGTTCTTGCCGTACTTCCTGGTAAAGGTGCATTGGTTGAAGGTGTTGGTACAAAACACCGCCACGTAAAACCAAGCCAGGCCAACCCGCGCGGTGGTTCAAAGGACATCCACGTACCAACTCCGCTTCATAAGCTTGCGGTTGTGGTTGACGAAAAAGCCGGCAAAACAAGTCGCGTAGGATATGTTAAGAATGCCGACGGTGCCAAGATTCGTTTGGCGCGTCAGGCTAAAAATAAGGAGATCAAGTAA
- the rplE gene encoding 50S ribosomal protein L5, translating to MAKTANSTAPRLKALYKDTLVKELQAELNLANPHQVPKLEKIVVSVGIGKNKDDKRHYEVVRNTLTKITGQAPVDRMAKKSIAGFKIRAGMNRVGISVTLRDHRMYEFLDRLVNVALPRVRDFHGVKAKFDKGGNYNLGIVEQSIFPELTFEETQVLHGLQVTFSIKNHNPSHSRALLEKFGIPFEKEGGKR from the coding sequence ATGGCTAAAACAGCTAACTCGACCGCTCCTCGCTTGAAAGCTTTATACAAGGATACTCTTGTCAAAGAACTCCAAGCCGAATTGAACCTAGCAAATCCGCACCAAGTGCCAAAGCTAGAGAAAATCGTCGTAAGCGTAGGAATCGGTAAAAATAAAGACGATAAGCGTCACTACGAAGTTGTTCGCAACACGCTAACAAAAATTACCGGCCAGGCACCAGTTGACCGTATGGCTAAGAAATCTATCGCAGGTTTCAAGATCCGTGCTGGCATGAACCGTGTCGGTATCAGTGTGACGCTCCGCGATCACCGCATGTACGAATTTCTCGATCGTCTCGTTAACGTCGCATTGCCTCGTGTCCGCGACTTTCATGGTGTAAAAGCCAAGTTTGACAAAGGTGGTAACTACAACCTTGGAATCGTTGAGCAGTCTATTTTTCCAGAGCTTACCTTCGAGGAAACACAGGTACTCCACGGTCTTCAGGTAACATTTTCTATCAAAAACCATAATCCAAGCCACTCACGTGCGCTTTTGGAGAAATTTGGTATTCCATTCGAGAAGGAAGGGGGCAAGCGCTAA
- the rpsN gene encoding 30S ribosomal protein S14 has protein sequence MAKKSMIARDKKRQMLIAKFAAKRAELKELGDLEGLQKLPRNSSPVRWKNRDALDGRPRGYMRRFGLTRINFRTKASKGEIPGVTKSSW, from the coding sequence ATGGCTAAGAAATCTATGATCGCTCGCGACAAAAAGCGTCAAATGCTCATTGCGAAATTCGCAGCAAAACGTGCCGAACTAAAGGAGCTTGGTGACCTCGAAGGTCTCCAGAAGCTTCCACGCAACAGTAGTCCAGTTCGCTGGAAAAACCGTGACGCGCTTGATGGCCGACCACGTGGATACATGCGTCGTTTTGGCCTCACCCGTATCAATTTCCGCACAAAAGCGTCTAAGGGCGAAATCCCAGGTGTTACAAAGAGTAGTTGGTAA
- the rpsH gene encoding 30S ribosomal protein S8, whose protein sequence is MSLQSTDPIADLLTRIRNAAMVGKNEIRVPSSKLKKTIAEQLKKHNYLTDVKVEAGKPRDTLVITINKPGENSTISEITRMSKPGRRVYVSANDIPRVKSGRGMVLVSTSKGVLTGQEAVKERLGGELLLKVY, encoded by the coding sequence ATGTCACTACAATCAACTGACCCAATCGCCGACCTTCTGACCCGTATTCGAAACGCGGCCATGGTTGGTAAGAACGAAATTCGTGTTCCTTCGAGCAAGCTCAAGAAAACAATCGCCGAGCAGCTCAAGAAGCACAACTACCTTACAGATGTAAAAGTAGAAGCTGGAAAGCCACGTGATACACTTGTTATCACTATCAATAAACCAGGCGAGAACAGCACCATTAGCGAAATTACTCGTATGAGTAAACCGGGGCGCCGTGTGTACGTTAGTGCAAACGACATTCCACGCGTGAAAAGCGGTCGTGGTATGGTGCTCGTGAGTACTTCTAAGGGAGTATTAACCGGCCAGGAAGCAGTAAAAGAACGCCTCGGTGGTGAACTCCTCCTTAAGGTGTACTAA
- the rplF gene encoding 50S ribosomal protein L6, with translation MSRIGKLPIDVPAGVTITVDESEISVKGPKGELTVPHLSDVTVTLEGTQAIVTRKDDERVAKAQHGLQRALLNNAVVGVTKGFEKKLEVNGVGFRVSGGGQAIEMALGFSHPVKYEAPAGITLTVNKMEIVVSGIDKQAVGQVAAEIRALKKPEPYKGKGIKYADEVILRKAGKAGK, from the coding sequence ATGAGTCGAATCGGAAAACTACCAATTGACGTACCAGCCGGTGTGACAATCACGGTCGACGAGAGTGAGATCTCAGTTAAGGGCCCTAAAGGCGAATTGACTGTTCCTCACCTCAGCGACGTGACAGTTACCCTTGAAGGTACACAAGCAATCGTTACTCGTAAGGATGACGAACGAGTGGCAAAAGCACAGCATGGCTTGCAACGAGCACTCCTTAATAACGCCGTTGTGGGTGTGACAAAAGGCTTTGAGAAAAAGCTTGAAGTAAACGGCGTTGGTTTCCGCGTGAGTGGTGGTGGCCAGGCTATCGAGATGGCCCTAGGCTTTTCTCACCCCGTTAAATACGAAGCGCCAGCTGGCATTACACTTACTGTAAACAAGATGGAAATTGTCGTTTCAGGAATTGATAAACAAGCTGTCGGACAGGTTGCGGCTGAAATTCGCGCGCTCAAGAAACCTGAGCCATACAAGGGCAAGGGAATTAAATATGCTGACGAAGTGATCCTTCGAAAAGCAGGAAAGGCTGGTAAGTAA
- the rplR gene encoding 50S ribosomal protein L18 translates to MSNLAKKLLGKSLRKNRVRSKVSGVATRPRLTVTISNKHVSAQLIDDEKQKTLAASTTVGTKQDGSLADQAAWVGADIAKKAKKAKITAVVFDRNGRQYAKRLAALADAARKEGLEF, encoded by the coding sequence ATGAGTAATCTTGCAAAGAAACTACTTGGTAAGAGTCTTCGTAAAAACCGTGTTCGTAGTAAGGTTAGTGGTGTTGCTACGCGTCCTCGCCTTACCGTTACTATCAGCAACAAGCACGTAAGTGCACAGCTTATCGACGACGAAAAGCAAAAAACACTAGCGGCAAGTACAACGGTCGGCACAAAGCAAGACGGATCGCTTGCTGATCAAGCGGCATGGGTTGGTGCAGACATTGCCAAGAAGGCGAAAAAGGCTAAAATCACAGCAGTTGTATTCGATCGCAACGGTCGTCAGTATGCGAAAAGGCTTGCAGCTCTTGCCGACGCTGCTCGCAAGGAAGGATTGGAGTTCTAG
- the rpsE gene encoding 30S ribosomal protein S5 translates to MAMQAKNDTRGRGNNRRPEQTEEQKQFEELVINIDRVARVVKGGRRFRFKALVVVGDRKTKVGVGVAKGADVQTAIAKAADVAKKSLITIPISGDTIPHDAEVKVSGAQVLIKPAAPGTGIIAGGVVRSIIGVTGVRNLLSKSLGSTNKVNIAYATIDALKSLVPKEEWLNAPKKKAAPKKEAKEETK, encoded by the coding sequence ATGGCTATGCAAGCTAAAAATGATACTCGCGGACGTGGTAATAACCGACGCCCGGAACAAACAGAAGAGCAGAAGCAATTCGAAGAGCTCGTTATTAACATCGACCGTGTTGCCCGTGTGGTAAAGGGTGGACGCCGTTTCCGCTTCAAAGCCCTTGTCGTTGTAGGTGACCGCAAGACTAAGGTTGGTGTCGGTGTCGCTAAGGGCGCTGATGTTCAAACCGCAATTGCAAAAGCTGCCGATGTTGCAAAAAAGAGTCTTATTACCATCCCAATTTCAGGTGATACCATTCCTCACGACGCAGAGGTAAAGGTCTCTGGTGCACAGGTGCTCATTAAACCTGCTGCTCCTGGTACCGGTATTATTGCCGGTGGTGTTGTCCGTTCGATCATTGGTGTGACTGGTGTTCGCAACCTGCTTTCTAAGTCACTTGGTTCGACCAATAAAGTTAACATCGCATATGCAACAATCGATGCACTGAAGAGCCTTGTTCCTAAGGAAGAGTGGCTTAATGCACCCAAGAAAAAAGCTGCTCCTAAAAAAGAAGCTAAAGAGGAGACGAAGTAA
- the rplO gene encoding 50S ribosomal protein L15, whose amino-acid sequence MKYNELQVTANKSKKRVGRGIAAGQGKTAGRGTKGQGARTGKKLNAMFQGGSGALVRRTPKARGFKSLRTPAQVVYLDHLNAFKGKTADNMSLFEAGLIATPFHSVKIIARGELKEKVTLRVQAASQSVQEAVAKAGGTFEKVAVPVKQSAKEAEKADK is encoded by the coding sequence ATGAAATACAACGAACTCCAAGTAACCGCTAACAAAAGCAAGAAACGCGTTGGTCGCGGTATTGCGGCTGGTCAGGGTAAGACTGCTGGCCGTGGTACGAAAGGACAAGGCGCTCGTACTGGTAAAAAGCTGAACGCGATGTTCCAGGGTGGCTCTGGTGCGCTTGTTCGCCGTACACCTAAAGCGCGTGGATTTAAGAGTCTTCGTACGCCTGCGCAAGTTGTTTACCTCGATCACCTTAACGCTTTTAAAGGCAAGACTGCCGATAACATGAGCTTGTTTGAGGCCGGCCTTATCGCAACACCTTTCCACTCAGTTAAGATCATCGCTCGCGGTGAACTAAAAGAGAAGGTGACGCTTCGTGTCCAAGCAGCTAGCCAGAGTGTCCAAGAAGCTGTCGCAAAGGCAGGCGGAACCTTCGAAAAGGTGGCGGTTCCTGTAAAACAGAGCGCTAAAGAAGCTGAAAAAGCCGACAAATAA
- the secY gene encoding preprotein translocase subunit SecY — MNWKTIFRSFKNKDMQKRLIIVIGLIIAYRLLAHIPVPLAEPTQLKEVINNVVSGSDFGGFLNLLSGGALAQFSIVLVGMSPFITASIITQLLTKAIPRLEELHKDGESGRRKINQWTRLLSVPLAIIQSIAFIYILRQTVLAGNTTGLADPTPIEWIVAVTAMTAGSILLMWLGELITEQGIGNGISLLIFAGIISQLPQTLGTIGTSLFDTSKDGALSVFGWFSIPVNPIAFWVVLGVALASLVVLYILVKINEAQRVITINYAKRVQGNSTYGGVKSILPVKLIAAGVIPVIFAVAFLALPAFIGQVLKASGNPALLTLATNLITWFQAPQPGAFTGDTLASLIYPASYFVLVILFTYFYTGIVFNSNEIAENLQKQGGFIDGVRPGLQTEKYLSRTVNRLILFGSIALGIIAILPFVAEYIFALLALNAANLAIGGTGLLIVVSVGLESLRQINSRALMVTYDDYN; from the coding sequence ATGAACTGGAAAACCATTTTCCGATCATTCAAAAATAAAGACATGCAAAAACGCCTGATCATCGTTATCGGGCTTATCATTGCATACAGGCTTTTGGCCCATATCCCAGTCCCATTGGCTGAGCCGACTCAGTTGAAGGAAGTAATTAATAATGTTGTAAGCGGGAGTGACTTCGGCGGATTCTTGAACCTTCTTTCGGGTGGAGCACTGGCTCAATTCTCGATTGTTCTGGTAGGAATGAGTCCATTCATTACAGCGTCGATCATCACGCAGTTACTCACGAAAGCCATTCCGCGACTTGAGGAACTTCACAAGGATGGTGAATCTGGACGACGTAAGATCAACCAATGGACGCGTCTTCTCTCCGTGCCGCTTGCGATTATTCAATCTATCGCCTTTATCTATATTTTGAGACAAACGGTACTTGCAGGTAATACCACCGGGCTCGCAGATCCTACCCCTATAGAATGGATCGTTGCCGTAACAGCCATGACCGCAGGTTCTATCCTTCTTATGTGGCTTGGCGAGCTGATTACAGAACAAGGTATCGGAAACGGTATTAGCCTTCTTATTTTTGCCGGTATCATCAGCCAGCTTCCACAGACACTCGGAACAATTGGCACATCTCTTTTCGATACATCAAAAGACGGCGCGCTTAGTGTCTTTGGCTGGTTCTCAATTCCTGTTAATCCAATTGCGTTCTGGGTGGTGCTTGGGGTGGCCCTGGCATCACTTGTTGTTTTGTACATTCTTGTCAAAATCAACGAAGCACAGCGAGTCATTACGATTAATTATGCCAAGCGTGTCCAGGGCAATAGTACCTATGGCGGCGTAAAAAGTATTTTGCCGGTAAAACTTATCGCTGCCGGTGTGATCCCGGTGATCTTCGCTGTCGCGTTCTTGGCGTTACCCGCATTTATCGGACAGGTCCTTAAGGCATCTGGCAATCCGGCGCTCCTGACATTGGCGACGAACTTGATTACGTGGTTCCAAGCGCCACAGCCCGGGGCATTTACGGGCGATACGCTCGCATCGCTTATTTATCCGGCCTCGTACTTCGTATTAGTCATTCTCTTCACGTATTTTTACACAGGTATTGTATTCAATTCGAATGAAATTGCCGAAAATTTACAGAAGCAAGGGGGCTTTATCGATGGTGTCCGTCCGGGGCTTCAAACCGAAAAATATCTTTCGCGCACGGTAAACCGTCTCATCTTGTTCGGCTCGATCGCACTAGGCATTATTGCCATTCTGCCATTTGTCGCAGAGTATATCTTTGCGCTACTCGCGCTCAACGCAGCCAACCTCGCTATCGGTGGTACAGGCCTTCTCATCGTTGTGTCGGTAGGGCTAGAGAGCCTTCGCCAGATCAATTCCCGCGCTCTTATGGTAACGTACGACGATTACAACTAA
- a CDS encoding class F sortase, which yields MISYAKWRRPFFWVIVLLIIGVIGLWVYKDFFMPSTPQSSDMPRTISTDSARNGTPPNDNEVHSYTVPAEHPRRMTITSVGINTLVKPVGITAGGALDAPKTAWDVGWYKDSGLPGRSGAMLIDGHVNDSYNTPGVFADLKKTKPGDKITVERGDGAIVLYSIVTVEQIPLAQVDMKRLLKPIQGSEGLNLITCGGSYDKKAATYSDRILVFAKRA from the coding sequence ATGATTAGCTACGCAAAATGGCGCCGACCTTTCTTTTGGGTGATCGTTCTGCTCATTATCGGTGTCATTGGCCTTTGGGTGTATAAAGATTTTTTTATGCCGTCTACTCCCCAAAGCAGTGATATGCCTCGGACTATCAGTACGGATTCGGCGCGCAATGGTACTCCTCCAAATGATAACGAGGTTCATTCATATACCGTTCCGGCCGAGCATCCACGACGCATGACAATAACAAGTGTCGGTATCAATACTCTTGTAAAACCTGTCGGTATAACGGCAGGAGGAGCCTTGGACGCGCCTAAGACGGCGTGGGACGTGGGATGGTATAAAGATAGTGGACTCCCTGGACGATCTGGAGCTATGTTGATCGATGGTCATGTTAATGATTCCTACAATACCCCGGGAGTTTTCGCCGACCTGAAAAAAACGAAGCCTGGTGACAAAATAACAGTCGAACGAGGAGATGGAGCGATAGTTTTATATAGTATCGTCACCGTTGAGCAGATACCCTTGGCTCAGGTGGACATGAAGCGGCTTCTAAAGCCGATACAGGGGTCTGAAGGGTTGAATCTCATTACTTGCGGCGGCTCGTATGATAAGAAAGCGGCAACATATAGCGATCGCATCCTGGTATTTGCCAAACGCGCATAG